Proteins from one Acidiphilium multivorum AIU301 genomic window:
- a CDS encoding ArdC family protein, giving the protein MSRSSARARPGQDRASLYAEITDKIIAELEAGRLPWVQPWGASATGAAIGMPKNAATGRRYSGINVLILWGAVIERGYAGQAWLTFRQALAVGGNIRKGERGTTVVYADRFIPEAERERADRDGDEPSAIPFLKRFTVFNTDQCEGLPDTIASTAPPVPEGLILPQADALIRTSGADIRIGGDRAFYSVIGDFIQVPPPQAYFEPVNWHRTALHELGHNAEIRIMPHLLGRARLAV; this is encoded by the coding sequence ATGTCACGTTCATCCGCGCGCGCTCGCCCCGGTCAGGACCGGGCGAGCCTCTATGCCGAAATCACCGACAAGATCATCGCTGAGCTGGAAGCCGGGCGCCTGCCTTGGGTCCAGCCCTGGGGCGCTTCGGCCACCGGGGCGGCCATCGGGATGCCGAAGAACGCCGCCACCGGTCGGCGCTATTCGGGGATCAACGTGCTGATCCTCTGGGGCGCGGTCATTGAGCGCGGCTATGCCGGCCAGGCCTGGCTCACCTTCCGTCAGGCACTCGCGGTCGGCGGCAATATCCGCAAGGGCGAGCGGGGCACTACGGTGGTCTATGCCGACCGCTTCATCCCCGAGGCCGAGCGCGAGCGCGCCGACCGCGACGGCGACGAGCCGAGCGCCATCCCGTTCCTCAAGCGCTTCACCGTGTTCAACACCGATCAGTGCGAGGGCCTGCCCGACACGATCGCATCCACGGCACCGCCGGTTCCCGAGGGCCTCATCCTGCCGCAGGCCGACGCGCTGATCCGGACCAGTGGCGCCGACATCCGAATCGGCGGCGATCGCGCGTTCTATTCGGTCATCGGCGATTTCATTCAGGTGCCGCCGCCGCAGGCCTATTTCGAGCCGGTGAACTGGCATCGCACGGCTCTTCATGAGCTCGGCCATAATGCCGAGATCCGGATTATGCCGCATCTGCTCGGCAGGGCGCGGTTGGCGG